In Rhodothermus marinus DSM 4252, a single genomic region encodes these proteins:
- a CDS encoding DHH family phosphoesterase, with protein sequence MSTRRAVLNCFRRHQRFVLTTHIKPDGDALGSQLALGRLLQKMGHDVYLINSDPPPSNLTWIPGIEQVEVFNGALAQRERIDQADVICVLDTNALDRLGDLAPAVEASRARKLLIDHHTSPEDWFDLQYVRDTASSTGELVYELVCAVDPNLIDHELATALYVAIMTDTGSFRFNTVTPTVHRIVADLLERGGLSTEAIHSAIFDTRTPESMRLLGLALRNLQLRYDGRVAYMVLSRRMFNETGASTEDTEGFINHLLSIRGVRVALLFTEIEKGVKISFRSKGDYHVNEWARAFGGGGHRNAAGAFVENAALDALVDAVLAAAPRYLPQLEASSAGNASGTLSSEDASYLSALLHQKSQASSTAS encoded by the coding sequence ATGTCTACCCGCAGGGCCGTTCTGAACTGCTTTCGCCGGCATCAACGCTTCGTGCTGACCACCCACATCAAACCCGATGGGGACGCGCTGGGCTCGCAGCTGGCCCTGGGACGGCTGCTGCAGAAGATGGGACACGACGTATATCTGATCAACAGCGACCCGCCGCCGTCGAACCTGACCTGGATACCCGGCATCGAGCAGGTGGAAGTGTTCAACGGAGCGCTGGCCCAGCGCGAACGAATCGACCAGGCCGACGTCATCTGCGTGCTCGACACGAACGCCCTGGACCGACTCGGCGATCTGGCGCCCGCCGTCGAGGCCAGCCGCGCCCGCAAACTGCTCATCGACCACCACACGTCCCCGGAAGACTGGTTCGATCTGCAGTACGTGCGCGACACGGCCTCCTCGACCGGGGAGCTGGTCTACGAACTGGTCTGCGCCGTCGATCCAAACCTGATCGATCATGAACTGGCCACGGCGCTGTACGTGGCCATCATGACCGACACCGGCTCGTTTCGTTTCAATACGGTCACGCCGACGGTCCATCGCATTGTGGCCGATCTGCTGGAGCGGGGAGGTCTCAGCACCGAGGCCATCCACAGCGCGATTTTCGACACACGCACGCCCGAAAGCATGCGCTTGCTGGGCCTGGCCCTGCGCAACCTGCAGCTCCGCTACGACGGTAGAGTCGCCTACATGGTGCTCTCGCGCCGAATGTTCAACGAAACCGGCGCCTCTACCGAAGACACCGAGGGCTTCATCAACCACCTGTTGTCGATCCGGGGGGTGCGGGTGGCCCTGCTGTTTACCGAGATCGAAAAAGGCGTCAAAATTAGCTTTCGATCGAAGGGCGACTACCACGTGAACGAGTGGGCCCGGGCGTTCGGTGGAGGGGGGCATCGCAATGCGGCCGGGGCGTTCGTGGAGAATGCCGCGCTCGATGCGCTGGTTGATGCCGTCCTGGCGGCCGCCCCGCGCTACCTGCCGCAACTCGAGGCTTCGTCCGCGGGCAACGCCTCGGGCACCCTTTCGTCGGAAGATGCGTCGTATCTTTCAGCACTCCTGCATCAGAAGTCGCAAGCATCCTCTACGGCGTCATGA
- the thiE gene encoding thiamine phosphate synthase, with protein MGKKPIGRLHVLTDFYFQQRYGHAELARLVIAGGADTVQFRQKFGGIRHKLYEARRTAAVCKEAGVPLIIDDHIDIALAVEADGVHLGQEDFPVAEARRILGPDFIIGATATTVEQAVEAWRAGADYIGFGPVFPTSSKANPASVKGIEGLRQVCEAVPIPVIAIAGITVQRVRPVLEAGAYGVAVMTAITTAPDPRAATAQFRLEIESVLRALPETPRT; from the coding sequence ATGGGCAAGAAACCGATCGGCCGACTGCATGTGCTCACGGACTTTTACTTTCAGCAGCGGTATGGTCATGCCGAGCTGGCCCGCCTGGTGATCGCCGGCGGGGCCGACACCGTGCAGTTTCGCCAGAAGTTCGGCGGTATCCGCCACAAACTCTACGAGGCCCGGCGCACGGCCGCCGTGTGTAAGGAGGCCGGCGTGCCGCTGATCATCGACGATCACATCGACATCGCGCTGGCCGTGGAAGCTGACGGCGTCCACCTCGGACAGGAGGATTTTCCCGTCGCCGAAGCCCGGCGCATCCTGGGACCCGACTTCATCATCGGCGCCACGGCCACCACCGTCGAGCAGGCAGTGGAAGCCTGGCGGGCCGGCGCCGACTACATCGGCTTCGGTCCGGTTTTTCCCACTTCGTCGAAAGCCAACCCGGCTTCGGTGAAGGGCATCGAAGGACTGCGTCAGGTCTGCGAGGCCGTCCCCATCCCTGTGATTGCCATCGCTGGCATCACCGTGCAGCGGGTGCGCCCGGTGCTGGAGGCCGGCGCCTACGGGGTGGCCGTGATGACCGCCATCACGACCGCGCCAGATCCGCGGGCGGCCACCGCCCAGTTTCGCCTGGAGATCGAATCGGTGCTGCGGGCACTCCCGGAAACGCCCCGAACATGA
- a CDS encoding SLBB domain-containing protein, which yields MRQKRQRRLPLAGAVLWLVLWLLPSVVHAQEIPQPVQEEIRRRGMTVEEARREAERLGIDLSNPEQAAQRARELGIPESQIQAMLRAAQQEQAQQLPRILTHGVYPVSFQDTLALDTLQALVDSLRLRRDSLRQRKAKAPSDSLPYFGYDVFENIPDAFKPNQLGPVDDQYLVGPGDELRLMVWGATEFAYDLTVDREGRIFVPSVGQFTVAGKRLDVLREELKRWLARSYSGLLEDPPTVFMDLTVARLQPVYIYALGEVKQPGGYVIASQSTVFQALYAVGGPKISGSLRDVRVVRGGRVLAHVDLYDYLLRGEGREDVRLQNNDQLFVPPRGKTVAIRGQVRRPAIYELKENEGLRELIQFAAGLKPEAFTRYVRIERIIPFEQRQDPSVVREVITVPLDGVLDGSRQVPLYDGDRVEVLSVLDVSRNGVYISGAVVHPGLYEITTQVRTIRDLIERAGGVTSDVYEGRVQLVRFKQNPAERPPSVPVTVGDPDDLALLEKMVTLDLSRILLGDPEHNLALQPGDRIRVYSELDINVPRTVTIEGKVRKPGSYALRDSMTVYDLLFLGGGLFDEEFRKEVYLERADLIRKAEHGTEEIIIPFNLAEALRNEGAGRALLQPGDRIRIYPVDVQEIRDKFVTISGAVKNPGQYRWQENMTLEDLILRAGGFTEDALLDWAEVTRLPKGADPEQFEQLAVRIEVPMAEDIDDVEVVSFALDDTARALRGARTFRLQHRDRVYIRSNPAFRPQQTVTVSGEVWYPGTYTILRENETLADVLQRAGGVRPTGYLKGARLIRGGLPVVIDMERALRRDPRHNVILLPGDEIRVPPRPGTVVVRGNVRRPGLVKHVPGRRVGYYLERAGGLDEDSKVILVTQADGGTYPVYLGLKGWFQRDPVVDEGAIIEVVRKPPEEKRQVTFDIGKTLTDIASIAASTLTIIALARRL from the coding sequence ATGCGTCAGAAACGTCAGCGTCGGTTACCGCTGGCCGGAGCAGTGCTCTGGCTGGTTCTGTGGCTTCTGCCTTCTGTCGTTCATGCTCAGGAGATCCCCCAGCCCGTCCAGGAAGAGATCCGGCGGCGGGGCATGACCGTCGAGGAAGCCCGGCGGGAAGCCGAACGCCTGGGCATCGACCTGTCGAATCCCGAGCAGGCCGCCCAGCGCGCCCGGGAATTGGGCATTCCCGAAAGCCAGATTCAGGCCATGCTGCGCGCCGCGCAGCAGGAGCAGGCGCAGCAGCTTCCTCGTATTCTTACGCACGGGGTCTATCCGGTGAGCTTTCAGGACACGCTGGCGCTCGATACGCTGCAGGCGCTGGTGGACTCACTGCGGCTGCGACGCGACTCGCTTCGACAGCGAAAGGCGAAAGCTCCTTCTGATTCGCTTCCCTACTTCGGCTACGATGTTTTCGAGAACATTCCGGACGCCTTCAAACCCAACCAGCTGGGACCGGTCGACGATCAGTACCTGGTGGGTCCGGGCGATGAGTTGCGCCTGATGGTCTGGGGTGCCACGGAGTTCGCCTACGACTTGACTGTCGACCGCGAAGGCCGCATCTTCGTGCCCAGCGTCGGGCAGTTCACGGTGGCCGGCAAGCGGCTCGACGTCCTGCGCGAGGAACTCAAACGCTGGTTGGCCCGCAGCTACTCCGGCTTACTGGAGGACCCGCCCACGGTCTTCATGGACCTGACCGTCGCGCGTCTGCAACCGGTCTATATCTATGCCCTGGGCGAAGTGAAGCAGCCCGGCGGCTACGTGATCGCCAGTCAGTCGACGGTTTTCCAGGCGCTCTACGCCGTCGGAGGCCCGAAGATCAGCGGCTCGCTCCGCGACGTGCGCGTAGTGCGTGGTGGAAGAGTGCTGGCCCATGTGGACCTCTACGACTACCTGCTACGCGGCGAGGGACGCGAGGACGTGCGCCTGCAGAACAACGACCAGCTCTTCGTGCCACCACGCGGCAAGACGGTGGCCATCCGCGGCCAGGTGCGCCGCCCGGCTATCTACGAACTGAAAGAAAACGAGGGACTGCGCGAGCTCATTCAGTTTGCGGCCGGACTCAAACCCGAGGCCTTCACCCGCTACGTCCGCATCGAACGCATCATCCCCTTCGAGCAGCGACAGGACCCCTCGGTGGTGCGCGAGGTGATCACCGTGCCGCTCGACGGGGTGCTGGACGGCTCGCGCCAGGTGCCGCTCTACGACGGGGATCGCGTCGAGGTGCTCTCGGTGCTCGACGTGAGCCGCAACGGCGTCTACATCAGCGGGGCCGTCGTACATCCAGGGCTCTACGAAATCACCACGCAGGTGCGCACGATTCGCGACCTGATCGAACGGGCCGGCGGGGTGACCAGCGACGTCTACGAAGGCCGCGTCCAGCTCGTGCGCTTCAAACAGAATCCGGCCGAGCGACCGCCTTCGGTGCCAGTTACCGTTGGTGATCCAGACGACTTGGCCCTCTTGGAAAAAATGGTCACGTTGGACCTGTCGCGTATTCTGCTGGGTGATCCTGAACACAACCTGGCGCTTCAACCCGGTGATCGTATTCGTGTTTACTCAGAGCTGGATATTAATGTACCGCGTACTGTAACAATTGAGGGTAAGGTGCGCAAACCGGGGAGTTATGCGTTGCGCGACAGCATGACGGTCTACGACCTGCTCTTCCTGGGCGGAGGCCTCTTCGACGAAGAATTTCGCAAGGAAGTCTATCTGGAACGCGCCGACCTGATTCGCAAGGCCGAACACGGTACGGAAGAGATCATCATCCCGTTTAACCTGGCCGAAGCGCTGCGTAACGAAGGGGCCGGACGGGCGCTGCTGCAACCGGGCGATCGCATTCGCATCTATCCGGTCGACGTGCAGGAAATCCGGGATAAGTTCGTCACGATCAGCGGCGCCGTCAAAAATCCGGGACAGTACCGCTGGCAGGAGAATATGACGCTGGAAGACCTGATCCTGCGAGCCGGCGGCTTTACGGAAGACGCGCTGCTGGACTGGGCCGAGGTGACACGTCTGCCGAAAGGGGCCGATCCGGAGCAGTTCGAGCAGCTGGCCGTGCGCATCGAGGTGCCCATGGCCGAGGATATCGACGACGTGGAGGTCGTCTCGTTCGCGCTGGACGATACGGCCCGGGCGCTGCGCGGAGCACGGACGTTCCGGTTGCAGCACCGCGACCGCGTCTACATCCGCAGCAATCCGGCCTTCCGGCCGCAGCAGACCGTGACTGTCTCGGGTGAGGTCTGGTATCCGGGCACCTACACGATCCTGCGCGAAAACGAAACGCTGGCCGACGTGCTACAGCGGGCCGGTGGCGTGCGGCCTACAGGCTACCTGAAGGGGGCCCGCCTGATCCGCGGCGGCCTGCCCGTGGTGATCGACATGGAGCGGGCCCTTCGGCGGGATCCCCGTCACAACGTCATTCTCCTGCCGGGCGACGAAATCCGTGTGCCGCCCAGGCCCGGCACCGTGGTGGTACGCGGCAATGTGCGGCGTCCGGGTCTGGTGAAGCATGTCCCCGGCCGACGCGTGGGCTACTACCTCGAACGGGCCGGTGGCCTGGACGAAGACTCGAAAGTCATCCTGGTCACACAGGCCGACGGCGGTACCTACCCGGTCTATCTGGGCCTGAAGGGCTGGTTCCAGCGCGATCCGGTGGTGGACGAAGGCGCCATCATCGAAGTCGTGCGCAAACCGCCTGAAGAAAAGCGCCAGGTGACGTTCGACATCGGCAAAACGCTGACCGACATCGCCTCGATCGCCGCCAGCACGCTTACCATCATCGCACTGGCCCGACGACTTTAG
- a CDS encoding DMT family transporter: protein MIGRQIPLRVYPMLALGLLSFSASPILVRWAGEEAPGLAIAFWRTLLAVVMLAPFALPQLRANRLSRREAALTLLAGIFLGLHFVVWILSLFYTSVASASVLVCLSPVFLAALGFWWLGERLALPVVAAIGLAVVGAALIGWGDHTGLETGPQPLLGNALALAGALLVSLYLLIGRVVRQRISWLAYVFPLYLVAALTAFVPTLLLGVPLWGYSPRFYALCALMALGPQILGHGSFNYSVKYIPAAWLGLLSLLEPVGASLLAYLLFEEVPPALSVVGMVLVLAAVAFAVQYEQWTARRRLTPAAMD from the coding sequence ATGATCGGTCGGCAGATTCCGCTTCGGGTCTATCCCATGCTGGCCCTGGGACTGCTGAGCTTTTCGGCCAGCCCGATCCTGGTGCGATGGGCCGGCGAAGAAGCTCCGGGGCTGGCGATCGCCTTCTGGCGCACGTTGCTGGCCGTCGTCATGCTGGCGCCGTTCGCCCTGCCCCAGCTTCGCGCAAACCGGCTCTCCCGACGGGAAGCAGCGCTGACGTTGCTCGCCGGCATTTTTCTGGGACTGCACTTTGTCGTCTGGATTCTCTCCCTGTTTTACACCTCGGTGGCGAGCGCCTCGGTGCTGGTGTGCCTGAGTCCGGTCTTCCTGGCGGCGCTGGGGTTCTGGTGGCTGGGGGAGCGCCTGGCCCTGCCCGTGGTGGCGGCCATCGGACTGGCCGTCGTGGGCGCTGCGCTGATCGGATGGGGCGACCATACCGGTCTGGAGACCGGCCCGCAGCCTCTGCTGGGCAACGCGCTGGCGCTCGCTGGCGCGCTGCTGGTCAGCCTGTATCTGCTCATCGGCCGGGTCGTCCGGCAGCGCATTTCCTGGCTGGCCTACGTCTTCCCGCTGTACCTGGTGGCGGCGTTGACGGCTTTCGTGCCGACGCTGTTGCTGGGCGTTCCACTCTGGGGCTACAGCCCGCGCTTTTACGCGCTCTGTGCGCTGATGGCGCTGGGGCCGCAGATCCTCGGGCACGGGTCCTTCAACTACAGCGTGAAGTACATTCCGGCCGCCTGGCTGGGCCTGCTTTCGCTACTGGAGCCGGTCGGGGCCTCGCTGCTGGCCTATCTGCTGTTCGAAGAGGTGCCGCCTGCCCTCTCGGTCGTGGGGATGGTGCTGGTGCTGGCGGCCGTGGCCTTTGCCGTGCAGTACGAGCAGTGGACGGCACGCCGTCGGCTTACGCCCGCCGCCATGGATTGA
- a CDS encoding phosphosulfolactate synthase has translation MLRRKSTGDMERAFQFLRMNAREPKPRTRGLTEIRGPYYSVMGPNYLKDVLETMGAYIDSLKFAGGSFTLMPRRVLREIIDLCHQYDVLVSTGGFIEYVVTQGPEAVHRYIQECKELGFDIIEISTGFITIPPDDWLRLIEAVQKAGLKAKPEVGIQFGAGGDTPAELLEAEGVQDPTWAIQLARRFLEAGAYMIMVESEGITENVKSWRTDVVARFINELGLEKLMFEAADPRVFAWYIKNYGPEVNLFVDHSQIVQLECLRSGIWGTQDLFGRVHTFKG, from the coding sequence ATGCTACGCAGAAAATCGACCGGTGATATGGAACGCGCCTTTCAGTTTCTCCGGATGAACGCGCGCGAGCCTAAGCCGCGCACGCGCGGGCTGACGGAAATCCGCGGCCCCTACTACTCGGTAATGGGTCCCAACTACCTGAAAGATGTGCTCGAGACGATGGGGGCCTACATCGATTCGCTCAAATTCGCGGGCGGCTCGTTCACGCTCATGCCGCGTCGGGTGCTCCGCGAAATCATCGACCTGTGTCATCAGTATGATGTGCTGGTTTCCACAGGAGGCTTCATCGAATACGTGGTGACGCAGGGGCCCGAAGCCGTGCATCGCTACATTCAGGAGTGCAAAGAGCTGGGCTTCGATATTATCGAAATTTCCACGGGATTTATCACCATTCCGCCCGACGACTGGTTGCGTCTGATCGAGGCGGTACAGAAGGCCGGGCTGAAGGCAAAGCCCGAGGTGGGGATTCAATTCGGCGCGGGAGGCGATACGCCGGCCGAACTGCTCGAGGCCGAAGGCGTGCAGGACCCGACCTGGGCCATTCAACTGGCGCGACGCTTCCTGGAAGCCGGCGCCTACATGATCATGGTGGAATCGGAGGGCATCACCGAAAATGTCAAGAGCTGGCGCACGGACGTCGTGGCCCGCTTCATCAACGAACTGGGGCTGGAAAAACTCATGTTCGAGGCGGCCGACCCACGCGTGTTCGCCTGGTACATCAAAAACTATGGCCCCGAGGTCAACCTGTTCGTGGACCACAGCCAGATCGTCCAGCTCGAATGCCTGCGTAGTGGCATCTGGGGCACACAGGACCTGTTTGGCCGGGTGCATACCTTCAAGGGATGA
- a CDS encoding ExbD/TolR family protein produces the protein MAGLLKKKKRQEAEIPTASMADIAFLLLIFFLVTTTIDVDTGIGMTLPPKLEEDQEPPPVRERNMLKILVNAQGQVLIEDQVASIQQIREEVKKHITNNGADPNYAESPQKAVVSIKTDCETSYNTYIQVLDEVWMAYFELWDAEARKLGYPNYNAYRATLGPDDENQIREIIPAQISVAEPDC, from the coding sequence ATGGCCGGGCTGCTGAAAAAGAAAAAGCGCCAGGAGGCCGAAATTCCCACGGCTTCGATGGCCGACATCGCGTTCCTGCTGCTGATCTTCTTCCTGGTGACCACGACGATCGACGTGGATACGGGGATCGGCATGACGCTGCCGCCCAAGCTGGAAGAAGATCAGGAACCGCCGCCGGTGCGGGAACGCAACATGCTCAAAATCCTGGTCAATGCCCAGGGCCAGGTGCTGATCGAAGATCAGGTGGCTTCGATTCAGCAGATCCGCGAAGAGGTCAAAAAGCACATTACCAACAACGGCGCGGATCCCAATTACGCCGAAAGTCCGCAGAAGGCCGTCGTGTCGATCAAGACGGACTGCGAGACTTCTTACAATACGTATATCCAGGTGCTCGACGAGGTCTGGATGGCCTACTTCGAGCTCTGGGACGCCGAGGCGCGGAAACTGGGCTATCCCAACTACAACGCCTACCGGGCCACGCTGGGACCGGATGACGAAAATCAGATTCGTGAAATCATTCCGGCCCAGATTTCGGTGGCAGAGCCTGATTGCTAA
- a CDS encoding DUF4293 family protein: MIQRIQSVYLLLAGLVLLWLGLTPGPWHLLESAPHAWIGPVARGLSVLLALGAVVIIFQYRRLERQRTLVVFEQVGVLLMAVVYLGGLYLSGMLGVRSESGILWDRVLWIGLPVLAYLLLWLARRGIERDIALIRSMDRLR, from the coding sequence ATGATTCAGCGTATTCAATCGGTTTATCTGCTGCTGGCGGGGCTGGTGCTGCTCTGGCTGGGCCTGACACCGGGGCCCTGGCATCTGCTGGAGTCGGCACCGCACGCCTGGATCGGACCGGTTGCCCGCGGGCTGTCTGTGCTGCTGGCTCTCGGAGCGGTGGTGATCATCTTTCAGTACCGCCGCCTGGAGCGTCAGCGAACGCTGGTGGTCTTCGAACAGGTGGGCGTGCTGCTGATGGCCGTGGTGTACCTGGGCGGGCTGTATCTGAGCGGCATGCTGGGCGTGCGTTCGGAGAGTGGAATCCTCTGGGACCGGGTGCTCTGGATCGGCCTGCCCGTGCTTGCCTATCTGCTACTCTGGCTGGCGCGTCGGGGTATCGAACGAGATATTGCGCTGATCCGGTCGATGGATCGGCTGCGCTGA
- a CDS encoding ExbD/TolR family protein, with product MASQHFKKKAETKQAIPTASLPDIIFMLLIFFMVSTVLRETTIQVRTLLPRAEALTKIDQKRLLSYIYIGPHKKPDGRLGETRVQIDDALIDDLTLIRTIMYNKLLEQPKLIVSLRIDQDARMKLVYDVQQELREAGTLRINYSARPEAPAS from the coding sequence ATGGCTTCGCAGCACTTTAAAAAGAAGGCGGAAACCAAGCAGGCGATCCCCACCGCCTCGCTCCCGGACATCATTTTCATGCTGCTGATCTTCTTCATGGTCAGCACGGTGCTGCGGGAGACGACTATCCAGGTGCGGACGCTCCTGCCACGGGCCGAGGCGCTGACCAAGATCGACCAGAAGCGCCTGCTTTCCTACATTTATATCGGTCCGCACAAAAAACCCGATGGACGGTTAGGTGAAACGCGGGTCCAGATCGATGACGCGTTGATCGACGATCTCACGTTGATCCGCACGATCATGTACAACAAGCTGCTGGAGCAGCCCAAGCTGATCGTGTCGCTGCGTATCGATCAGGACGCCAGGATGAAGCTGGTCTACGACGTGCAGCAGGAACTTCGGGAGGCCGGAACGCTTCGCATCAACTACTCGGCGCGGCCTGAGGCGCCTGCGTCGTAG
- a CDS encoding MotA/TolQ/ExbB proton channel family protein, with the protein MELLSLLLMLPQAAAGEEGFINVLVQRFNEGGEFMWPVLISLIIGLAIAFERIITLNLADINTRKFILQVKKALEEGGIQAAEEICAKTRGPVASVFQAGLLRADEGIEAVEKAIVSYGSIEMSFLERGLVWLSLFISLAPMFGFLGTVVGMVQAFDAIEQAGDISPSLVAGGIKVALLTTVFGLITAIILQFFYNYAVSKIDRIVVDMEEASIELIDSLVLMQAGRPLTAAEKAEASKQS; encoded by the coding sequence ATGGAACTGCTGAGCCTGCTGCTGATGCTGCCTCAGGCTGCCGCCGGAGAAGAAGGCTTCATTAACGTCCTGGTCCAGCGCTTCAACGAAGGCGGCGAATTCATGTGGCCGGTCTTGATTTCGCTCATTATCGGTCTGGCCATTGCCTTCGAGCGGATCATCACGCTGAACCTGGCCGACATCAACACGCGCAAGTTCATTCTTCAGGTGAAGAAAGCGCTGGAGGAGGGCGGTATTCAGGCGGCCGAGGAAATCTGCGCCAAGACGCGCGGACCGGTGGCTTCGGTTTTCCAGGCCGGGCTGCTCCGGGCCGACGAGGGTATCGAAGCCGTCGAGAAGGCGATCGTATCGTACGGTTCGATCGAGATGAGCTTTCTGGAACGCGGGCTGGTGTGGCTGTCGCTGTTCATCTCGCTGGCCCCGATGTTCGGCTTCCTCGGTACGGTCGTCGGCATGGTGCAGGCCTTCGACGCCATCGAACAGGCCGGTGACATTTCGCCCAGCCTGGTGGCCGGTGGTATCAAGGTGGCCCTGCTTACCACGGTCTTCGGTCTGATCACGGCCATCATCCTGCAGTTCTTCTATAACTACGCGGTTTCGAAGATCGACCGGATCGTGGTGGACATGGAGGAGGCCTCGATCGAGCTGATCGACTCGCTGGTGCTGATGCAGGCCGGGCGGCCGCTGACCGCAGCCGAGAAGGCGGAAGCGTCCAAGCAGTCGTAA